A window from Fragaria vesca subsp. vesca linkage group LG5, FraVesHawaii_1.0, whole genome shotgun sequence encodes these proteins:
- the LOC101297643 gene encoding protein SENSITIVITY TO RED LIGHT REDUCED 1-like isoform 2, producing MAASAKTHVAEGTLNGDWTVVSSRRGRQRRNPPILKSLVEKQQQQQTWAPTDVDINFVRESKLMQKIQICLKKLELSQFFLKLLDQMQTPEMMNFFHRVLSSELKMKMVIYGIGSIESYESPRLQLSLAILLKRRFNWIGDIEVFDPILSSTESRVLEALGCSVLSINEQGRREAQKATMFFMPHCEAELYDNLLQTNWRVQQLNCIVLFGNSFQTYEHHLLEFKNSAIIYSTKYILAARRFINEFNIETVSDDYFGAFHDSSWQFFSPVLETELQLSNC from the coding sequence ATGGCAGCTTCTGCAAAGACTCACGTTGCTGAAGGTACATTAAATGGAGACTGGACAGTTGTTTCATCTCGTCGGGGAAGACAAAGAAGAAATCCTCCCATACTGAAAAGTCTTGTAGAGAAACAGCAACAACAACAAACTTGGGCTCCAACTGATGTTGACATCAATTTTGTTCGAGAGTCAAAACTGATGCAGAAGATACAGATCTGTCTGAAGAAATTGGAGCTTTCTCAATTCTTTCTTAAGCTGCTGGATCAAATGCAAACTCCAGAGATGATGAATTTCTTCCATAGGGTTTTAAGTTCCGAGTTAAAGATGAAGATGGTAATATACGGCATAGGCAGCATTGAATCTTATGAATCCCCTCGGTTGCAGTTGAGCCTTGCCATCTTGCTGAAGAGAAGGTTCAATTGGATTGGAGATATAGAGGTGTTTGATCCTATTCTTTCTTCCACAGAATCTCGTGTTCTGGAAGCTCTTGGTTGCTCTGTGTTATCTATTAATGAACAAGGTCGGCGTGAGGCTCAAAAAGCAACGATGTTTTTCATGCCACATTGTGAGGCTGAATTATATGACAATCTTTTACAAACAAATTGGAGAGTGCAGCAGTTGAATTGTATAGTTTTGTTTGGGAATAGCTTTCAGACATATGAGCATCATCTGTTAGAGTTCAAGAACTCGGCTATTATTTACTCCACCAAGTATATCCTGGCTGCTCGAAGATTTATAAATGAGTTCAATATTGAGACAGTTTCAGATGATTATTTTGGTGCTTTTCATGATTCAAGTTGGCAGTTTTTCAGCCCTGTCCTTGAAACAGAGCTTCAGCTGAGCAATTGCTGA